Proteins co-encoded in one Xiphophorus hellerii strain 12219 chromosome 10, Xiphophorus_hellerii-4.1, whole genome shotgun sequence genomic window:
- the LOC116727012 gene encoding transmembrane protein 150A-like isoform X3 — MDMCLCRLYNESCEEQLPSQRGPELCCTLDNIPLISKCGTLPPESCFFSLICSTGAFMVMLVTLLRYAHVIEKHQNCVLNMASLSTGWICAAGLAMVGNFQVDFAKVLHYVGAGVAFPSSMLFVSFQAALTYRLAKTQEEYWMGHIRVGMALFALIALVLSGVFFCQESFSLQHTSAIFEWIYCMVIMFFYGTFAFEFGGVSADTLIVLSKGGGLPSFSLTAHKPEISGGPGHHQAENLSIL, encoded by the exons ATGGACATGTGTCTTTGCAGGTTGTATAATGAGTCCTGCGAGGAACAGCTCCCATCACAAAGAGGACCTGAACTGTGCTGCACCCTGGACAACATACCCCTCATCAG TAAATGTGGAACTCTGCCACCTGAAAGCTGTTTCTTCAGCCTCATATGCAGCACAGGAGCGTTCATGG tGATGCTAGTCACTCTGTTGCGTTACGCTCACGTGATTGAGAAGCACCAGAACTGTGTTCTGAACATGGCCAGCCTTTCCACTGGGTGGATCTGTGCTGCTGGTCTCGCCATGGTGGGAAACTTCCAG GTGGATTTTGCCAAAGTCCTTCATTATGTAGGTGCTGGAGTGGCGTTCCCATCCAGCATGCTGTTTGTGAGCTTCCAAGCGGCTCTAACCTACAGATTGGCCAAAACCCAGGAGGAGTATTGGATGGGTCACATACGAGTGGGGATGGCTCTGTTTGCACTGATCGCCCTGGTGCTCA GTGGAGTTTTTTTCTGCCAGGAGAGCTTCTCCCTGCAGCACACCTCCGCCATCTTTGAGTGGATCTACTGCATGGTCATCATGTTCTTCTATGGGACGTTTGCCTTTGAGTTTGGAGGGGTGTCAGCTGACACCCTGATCGTTCTCTCCAAAGGAGGGGGACTCCCCAGCTTCTCCCTCACTGCTCACAAGCCGGAGATTAGTGGCGGGCCCGGCCACCACCAGGCAGAGAACCTGTCAATCCTTTAA
- the LOC116727012 gene encoding transmembrane protein 150A-like isoform X2, with amino-acid sequence MGRICNGPLQPACLPCAQLVKDINMLYNESCEEQLPSQRGPELCCTLDNIPLISKCGTLPPESCFFSLICSTGAFMVMLVTLLRYAHVIEKHQNCVLNMASLSTGWICAAGLAMVGNFQVDFAKVLHYVGAGVAFPSSMLFVSFQAALTYRLAKTQEEYWMGHIRVGMALFALIALVLSGVFFCQESFSLQHTSAIFEWIYCMVIMFFYGTFAFEFGGVSADTLIVLSKGGGLPSFSLTAHKPEISGGPGHHQAENLSIL; translated from the exons ATGGGTCGT ATATGCAATGGCCCTCTACAACCAGCATGTCTGCCCTGTGCACAACTGGTAAAAGACATAAACAT GTTGTATAATGAGTCCTGCGAGGAACAGCTCCCATCACAAAGAGGACCTGAACTGTGCTGCACCCTGGACAACATACCCCTCATCAG TAAATGTGGAACTCTGCCACCTGAAAGCTGTTTCTTCAGCCTCATATGCAGCACAGGAGCGTTCATGG tGATGCTAGTCACTCTGTTGCGTTACGCTCACGTGATTGAGAAGCACCAGAACTGTGTTCTGAACATGGCCAGCCTTTCCACTGGGTGGATCTGTGCTGCTGGTCTCGCCATGGTGGGAAACTTCCAG GTGGATTTTGCCAAAGTCCTTCATTATGTAGGTGCTGGAGTGGCGTTCCCATCCAGCATGCTGTTTGTGAGCTTCCAAGCGGCTCTAACCTACAGATTGGCCAAAACCCAGGAGGAGTATTGGATGGGTCACATACGAGTGGGGATGGCTCTGTTTGCACTGATCGCCCTGGTGCTCA GTGGAGTTTTTTTCTGCCAGGAGAGCTTCTCCCTGCAGCACACCTCCGCCATCTTTGAGTGGATCTACTGCATGGTCATCATGTTCTTCTATGGGACGTTTGCCTTTGAGTTTGGAGGGGTGTCAGCTGACACCCTGATCGTTCTCTCCAAAGGAGGGGGACTCCCCAGCTTCTCCCTCACTGCTCACAAGCCGGAGATTAGTGGCGGGCCCGGCCACCACCAGGCAGAGAACCTGTCAATCCTTTAA
- the LOC116727012 gene encoding transmembrane protein 150A-like isoform X1 codes for MSVWMILPVSLPVFTITGIWVVYAMALYNQHVCPVHNWLYNESCEEQLPSQRGPELCCTLDNIPLISKCGTLPPESCFFSLICSTGAFMVMLVTLLRYAHVIEKHQNCVLNMASLSTGWICAAGLAMVGNFQVDFAKVLHYVGAGVAFPSSMLFVSFQAALTYRLAKTQEEYWMGHIRVGMALFALIALVLSGVFFCQESFSLQHTSAIFEWIYCMVIMFFYGTFAFEFGGVSADTLIVLSKGGGLPSFSLTAHKPEISGGPGHHQAENLSIL; via the exons ATGTCTGTGTGGATGATTCTTCCAGTCAGCCTACCAGTCTTCACCATTACAGGAATATGGGTCGT ATATGCAATGGCCCTCTACAACCAGCATGTCTGCCCTGTGCACAACTG GTTGTATAATGAGTCCTGCGAGGAACAGCTCCCATCACAAAGAGGACCTGAACTGTGCTGCACCCTGGACAACATACCCCTCATCAG TAAATGTGGAACTCTGCCACCTGAAAGCTGTTTCTTCAGCCTCATATGCAGCACAGGAGCGTTCATGG tGATGCTAGTCACTCTGTTGCGTTACGCTCACGTGATTGAGAAGCACCAGAACTGTGTTCTGAACATGGCCAGCCTTTCCACTGGGTGGATCTGTGCTGCTGGTCTCGCCATGGTGGGAAACTTCCAG GTGGATTTTGCCAAAGTCCTTCATTATGTAGGTGCTGGAGTGGCGTTCCCATCCAGCATGCTGTTTGTGAGCTTCCAAGCGGCTCTAACCTACAGATTGGCCAAAACCCAGGAGGAGTATTGGATGGGTCACATACGAGTGGGGATGGCTCTGTTTGCACTGATCGCCCTGGTGCTCA GTGGAGTTTTTTTCTGCCAGGAGAGCTTCTCCCTGCAGCACACCTCCGCCATCTTTGAGTGGATCTACTGCATGGTCATCATGTTCTTCTATGGGACGTTTGCCTTTGAGTTTGGAGGGGTGTCAGCTGACACCCTGATCGTTCTCTCCAAAGGAGGGGGACTCCCCAGCTTCTCCCTCACTGCTCACAAGCCGGAGATTAGTGGCGGGCCCGGCCACCACCAGGCAGAGAACCTGTCAATCCTTTAA
- the pstk gene encoding L-seryl-tRNA(Sec) kinase codes for MAEAAPWSPACLCVLCGLPAAGKSTLTRRIVGTAAERGWRAAVVSYDELIPEKAYYTDVEEDGLNLTDMHSNWKSYRQAVLQCIELVLEQPEVVVELPSNPLINGAAWQPCVQALLQPKESHTDGTPLLFLLDDNFYYPSMRYEVYQLARKLSLGFCQVYLQCDLETCIRRNQSRPKPIPVKVIMEMEKRLEFPNPQKNPWESQSISLNSTNDVSKSDIQRVMELISVALDNPLSPAEDNSEQKEADRLKCATSVVHQADQACRRLISEAMKAARENQVPSEHMRVLAARLNECKATFLHDLRKQFLQEVCFLQEEDISVEQVVKNIFDDKRNEILSQFISNHKTM; via the exons ATGGCCGAAGCTGCGCCATGGTCTCCGGCCTGTCTGTGCGTCCTCTGCGGACTGCCTGCCGCCGGGAAGTCAACGCTGACCCGCAGGATTGTGGGTACCGCGGCGGAGCGCGGCTGGAGAGCAGCAGTCGTGTCCTACGACGAGCTGATCCCCGAGAAGGCTTATTACACCGACGTGGAGGAGGATGGTCTCAATCTGACAGACATG CACTCTAATTGGAAGTCCTACAGACAAGCTGTGTTGCAGTGCATAGAGCTGGTCTTGGAGCAGCCTGAAGTGGTGGTAGAGTTGCCAAGCAACCCTCTCATCAATGGAGCTGCATGGCAACCATGTGTTCAAGCTCTACTGCAGCCTAAAGAGTCACACACTGATGGGACGCCACTGCTCTTTCTTTTAGATGACAACTTCTACTACCCAAGCATGAGATACGAAGTATACCAACTTGCAAGAAAGC TGTCGCTGGGTTTCTGCCAGGTGTATCTGCAGTGTGATTTAGAGACCTGCATCAGGAGGAACCAAAGCAGACCTAAGCCCATTCCCGTCAAAGTGATCATGGAGATGGAGAAGCGTTTGGAATTTCCAAATCCACAAAAGAACCCATGGGAATCCCAAAGCATCTCGCTCAACTCGACAAACGACGTGTCCAAGTCCGACAT CCAGAGAGTAATGGAGTTGATCTCTGTGGCATTAGACAATCCATTGAGCCCAGCTGAAGACAACAGCGAACAAAAG GAAGCTGATCGTCTCAAGTGTGCCACCAGCGTGGTCCACCAGGCTGATCAGGCCTGTCGACGTCTGATATCGGAGGCTATGAAGGCTGCCAGAG AAAATCAAGTCCCTTCTGAACACATGCGGGTTCTGGCTGCTCGGCTGAACGAATGCAAAGCGACTTTCCTTCACGACTTGCGGAAACAGTTCCTGCAGGAGGTGTGTTTCCTTCAAGAGGAGGACATCAGTGTGGAGCAGGTGGTGAAGAATATTTTTGATGACAAAAGGAATGAAATCCTGTCACAGTTTATAAGCAACCACAAAACAATGTGA
- the LOC116727010 gene encoding zinc finger protein Pegasus — translation MFFQIQRRKQKMEEIKTEPVDFVKEFQEYLTQQTQHVNMISGSVCGEKETTEPFHAVAPRCEHNVLDPPSVEVSLPMEDGSDIQVESLERTCDGKYKCSYCSYANKGMARLIEHIRIHTGEKPHRCQLCPFASAYERHLEAHMRSHTGEKPYKCDLCAFRCSDRSNLSHHRRRRHKLLPTRVARSPFANKRMLSSLQKRTGSLGFGRRLLINLSPPSVVVPRSDYFSEFSHKIHQLNGNEYKTPPKIDENESQSRGENGFGNSLDQLSALAGQDFEALAEPQSPASTDRQSLTDEKPILVEQVAVCSNGVQTSPPKESPTSGHKSYSPASGCGMDTNINTWNGSVSNSLASTPTPAANAPSEEEQNLLHRCQHCDIHFSDNIIYTIHMGCHGYEHPFQCNICGHMCMDKYNFACHFARGQHKK, via the exons ATGTTCTTTCAGATTCAacggagaaaacaaaaaatggagGAGATAAAGACTGAGCCTGTGGATTTCGTGAAAGAGTTTCAGGAATACCTAACCCAGCAAACTCAGCATGTCAACATGATTTCGGGTTCTGTTTGTGGAGAAAAAGAGACAACGGAGCCGTTCCATGCCG tTGCCCCGAGATGTGAGCACAATGTCCTGGACCCTCCTTCTGTGGAGGTGAGCCTGCCAATGGAGGATGGATCAGATATACAAGTGGAGAGTCTGGAGAGAACTTGCGATGGGAAGTACAAGTGCAGCTACTGCAGCTATGCTAACAAGGGCATGGCTCGTTTAATAGAGCACATACGCATCCACACAG GTGAAAAGCCTCACCGCTGCCAGCTGTGCCCGTTTGCTTCAGCATACGAGCGCCACCTAGAAGCACACATGCGGTCCCACACGGGAGAGAAGCCCTACAAGTGTGACCTCTGCGCCTTCCGATGCAGCGACCGGAGCAACCTGTCACaccaccgccgccgccgccacaAGCTTCTGCCCACCAGAGTGGCCCGTTCCCCTTTCGCCAACAAGAGGATGCTGAGCTCTTTGCAGAAGAGGACGGGCTCTCTTGGATTCGGTCGGCGGCTCCTGATCAATCTCAGCCCTCCCTCAGTCGTCGTGCCCAGGTCCGACTATTTTAGCGAGTTTTCACACAAAATCCACCAGTTGAACGGCAACGAATACAAAACCCCCCCTAAGATTGATGAGAACGAGAGCCAGAGCCGGGGTGAAAACGGCTTTGGAAACTCGCTGGATCAGCTTTCTGCTCTTGCGGGTCAGGACTTTGAGGCTCTCGCTGAGCCTCAAAGTCCTGCGTCCACCGACAGGCAGTCCTTAACGGACGAAAAACCGATCCTGGTGGAGCAGGTGGCAGTCTGCTCCAACGGCGTGCAGACGTCTCCGCCTAAAGAATCTCCCACCTCAGGTCATAAAAGCTACAGTCCTGCATCTGGCTGTGGCATGGATACTAACATCAACACTTGGAATGGCAGTGTTAGCAACAGCCTGGCGAGCACACCAACGCCTGCTGCAAATGCTCCAAGCGAAGAAGAGCAAAACCTTTTGCACAGATGCCAGCATTGTGATATCCACTTTTCTGATAACATAATCTATACCATTCACATGGGCTGCCACGGCTACGAACATCCATTCCAATGCAACATTTGTGGTCACATGTGCATGGACAAATACAATTTTGCGTGCCATTTTGCCCGTGGACAACATAAGAAGTGA